From a single Streptomyces liliifuscus genomic region:
- a CDS encoding PadR family transcriptional regulator has translation MRSHGEEYGPGFGPGEGRGRGRGGPGHPGRGGFEGRRSAFGPFGPGFGGPGFGPGPWGGRGGRGGPRGRARRGDVRASILALLKDRPMHGYEMIQEIAERSGGAWKPSPGSVYPTLQLLEDEGLISSATEGGKKLFSLTDAGRTAADEGPEAPWEDAGRGVDWEALSDIRQAGFGLMEAFGQVWKTGSKEQREKALTVINDARKKLYLILADED, from the coding sequence ATGCGTTCCCATGGAGAGGAATACGGACCGGGGTTCGGCCCCGGTGAAGGACGTGGCCGCGGACGCGGCGGACCCGGACACCCCGGTCGGGGTGGTTTCGAGGGTCGGCGTTCCGCCTTCGGTCCCTTCGGACCCGGTTTCGGTGGTCCCGGCTTCGGCCCGGGCCCCTGGGGCGGGCGCGGAGGCCGGGGCGGACCGCGCGGCAGGGCACGGCGTGGCGACGTACGCGCGTCGATCCTGGCCCTGCTCAAGGACCGGCCGATGCACGGTTACGAGATGATCCAGGAGATCGCCGAGCGCAGTGGCGGGGCGTGGAAGCCCAGCCCCGGTTCGGTGTACCCCACCCTTCAGCTGCTGGAGGACGAGGGCCTGATCAGCAGCGCGACCGAGGGTGGCAAGAAGCTGTTCTCGCTCACCGACGCCGGCCGTACCGCGGCCGACGAGGGCCCCGAAGCGCCCTGGGAGGACGCCGGGCGTGGGGTCGACTGGGAGGCGCTGAGCGACATCCGGCAGGCCGGCTTCGGTCTGATGGAGGCGTTCGGGCAGGTCTGGAAGACCGGCAGCAAGGAGCAGCGCGAGAAGGCGCTGACCGTCATCAACGACGCGCGCAAGAAGCTGTATCTGATCCTCGCCGACGAGGACTGA
- a CDS encoding type II toxin-antitoxin system Rv0910 family toxin, with protein sequence MAEVSAEARMEAPAEKVWAQLTDFSSYGEWNSTHTSFPKGGPESLEVGGTFEENMKLMGFPAEVNWTIEELEAARLLAIRGAGPMGVTVATRYTLTPDGGATTVRIDGEFTGAAVSLMAGKLKDSATAALHESLRKLGGLVA encoded by the coding sequence ATGGCCGAAGTCAGCGCGGAAGCACGGATGGAGGCGCCCGCCGAGAAGGTCTGGGCGCAGCTCACGGACTTCTCCTCGTACGGCGAGTGGAACTCCACTCACACCAGCTTCCCGAAGGGCGGTCCCGAGTCGCTCGAAGTCGGCGGTACCTTCGAGGAGAACATGAAGCTGATGGGCTTCCCGGCCGAGGTCAACTGGACCATCGAGGAGCTGGAGGCCGCCCGTCTGCTCGCGATCCGCGGCGCGGGCCCGATGGGCGTGACGGTCGCCACGCGCTACACGCTGACCCCGGACGGCGGGGCCACGACCGTCCGTATCGACGGCGAGTTCACGGGCGCCGCCGTCTCGTTGATGGCGGGCAAGCTGAAGGACTCGGCGACGGCGGCCCTGCACGAGTCCCTGCGCAAACTGGGCGGGCTGGTGGCCTAG
- a CDS encoding Clp protease N-terminal domain-containing protein translates to MQSRTSHQQAAGHDPVRVDIEARLSAELAAVVIGARRRALRDGDRQIDTAHLLHTLLESDPEVREAFESGPQVARLLGYLVQRSIGYGLRWQSSVEDSGAIPVVTEDGWSPVAAGALEVACERALRRGDERAGAVDLLAAIVAEPESRAVEVLGRAGVDVPVLLARIDAATGRGIEA, encoded by the coding sequence GTGCAATCCCGTACTTCCCACCAGCAGGCCGCCGGGCACGACCCGGTCCGCGTGGACATCGAGGCCCGGCTCAGCGCGGAGCTGGCAGCGGTGGTCATCGGTGCGCGCAGACGGGCGCTGCGGGACGGGGACCGGCAGATCGACACGGCTCATCTGCTGCACACGCTTCTGGAGTCCGACCCCGAGGTGCGCGAGGCCTTCGAGAGCGGCCCTCAGGTCGCCCGGCTGCTCGGATACCTCGTCCAGCGCAGCATCGGCTACGGACTCCGCTGGCAGAGCTCCGTCGAGGACTCCGGTGCCATACCCGTGGTGACCGAGGACGGGTGGTCGCCCGTGGCGGCGGGCGCCCTGGAGGTCGCCTGCGAGCGGGCCCTGCGACGCGGCGACGAACGCGCGGGCGCTGTCGACCTGCTCGCGGCGATCGTCGCCGAACCCGAGTCGCGGGCGGTGGAGGTGCTGGGACGCGCGGGGGTCGACGTACCGGTGCTGCTCGCGCGGATCGATGCCGCGACGGGCCGGGGCATCGAGGCCTGA
- a CDS encoding EamA family transporter yields the protein MPVHTSESSQGNRGRGFGLGLALASAVAFGGSGVAAKPLIEAGLDPLHVVWLRVAGAALVMLPLAVRHRGLVRSRPALLAGFGLLAVAGVQAFYFASISRIPVGVALLVEYLAPALVLGWVRFVQRRPVTRAAALGVVLAVGGLACVVEVWSGLSFDVIGLLLALGAACCQVGYFVLSDQGSDAGAEAPDPLGVIAYGLLVGALVLTVVARPWGMDWSVLGGTADMDGTAVAAYLLLGWIVLIATVVAYVTGVRSVRRLSPQVAGVVACLEAVIATVLAWVLLGEHLSAPQIIGGAVVLCGAFIAQSSTPAKASQTPVAGGTGEGERELSARGTAV from the coding sequence GTGCCGGTGCATACGTCTGAGAGCAGTCAGGGCAACCGCGGGAGGGGCTTCGGGCTCGGCCTCGCGCTCGCGTCCGCGGTCGCCTTCGGGGGATCCGGTGTCGCGGCCAAGCCGTTGATCGAGGCGGGGCTCGACCCGCTGCACGTGGTGTGGCTGCGAGTCGCCGGCGCCGCGCTGGTGATGCTGCCGCTGGCCGTGCGCCACCGGGGGCTGGTGCGCAGCCGACCGGCGCTGCTCGCCGGGTTCGGACTGCTCGCCGTGGCCGGTGTCCAGGCCTTCTACTTCGCCTCGATCTCGCGCATCCCCGTCGGGGTCGCGCTGCTCGTCGAGTACCTCGCGCCCGCACTCGTCCTCGGCTGGGTGCGGTTCGTGCAGCGGCGGCCGGTGACCCGTGCCGCGGCCCTCGGGGTCGTGCTAGCCGTCGGAGGTCTCGCCTGTGTCGTCGAGGTGTGGTCGGGGCTGAGCTTCGACGTCATCGGGCTGCTGCTCGCGCTCGGCGCCGCCTGCTGCCAGGTCGGCTACTTCGTCCTGTCCGACCAGGGCAGCGACGCGGGCGCGGAGGCCCCGGATCCGCTCGGCGTCATCGCGTACGGACTGCTGGTCGGCGCGCTCGTCCTGACGGTCGTGGCACGGCCGTGGGGCATGGACTGGTCGGTGCTCGGGGGCACCGCCGACATGGACGGCACGGCGGTCGCGGCCTACCTGCTGCTGGGCTGGATCGTGCTGATCGCGACCGTCGTCGCCTATGTGACCGGCGTCCGGTCCGTGCGCAGGCTCTCGCCCCAGGTGGCAGGCGTCGTGGCCTGTCTGGAAGCGGTCATCGCGACCGTGCTCGCCTGGGTCCTGCTCGGAGAGCACCTGTCGGCGCCGCAGATCATCGGCGGCGCGGTCGTCCTGTGCGGCGCCTTCATCGCCCAGTCGTCCACGCCCGCCAAGGCCTCACAGACACCGGTGGCAGGAGGCACGGGCGAGGGCGAAAGGGAGTTGTCGGCGCGGGGCACCGCCGTCTAA
- a CDS encoding DMT family transporter, producing MSHAVSGLPIGRGLLYLTVAGAAWGTAGAVASLVYRASDMGPVALSFWRCAGGLALLLAVRSLRRRPRPTARPLLRTRLLRTGATGVGLAVFQTAYFAAVEATGLAVATVVTLGAGPVLIALGARLTMGERLGRAGYAAVAGALAGLAVLVLGSGGASVRPSGVALAVVSAAGYSVMTLLTRWWGRDGGTDVSSTTVGAFAVTTVCLLPFGIVEGLVPHTAEPARVIALVAFIAAVPTALAYALYFAGAAVVRSATVSVIMLLEPVSAAVLAVGLLGERLTAATVAGTLLMLGSVAGLALAEARGTRTVGRAPEEEPALL from the coding sequence GTGTCGCATGCTGTCTCCGGCCTGCCCATCGGGCGAGGCCTCCTCTATCTGACCGTCGCCGGCGCCGCCTGGGGCACCGCGGGCGCGGTCGCCTCACTCGTCTACCGCGCCAGCGACATGGGCCCCGTCGCCCTGTCCTTCTGGCGCTGCGCGGGCGGCCTCGCCCTGCTGCTCGCCGTCCGGTCGCTCCGGCGCCGGCCACGCCCCACCGCACGCCCCCTCCTTCGTACGAGGCTGCTGCGGACCGGAGCCACGGGCGTGGGGCTCGCGGTCTTCCAGACCGCGTACTTCGCCGCCGTCGAGGCCACCGGACTCGCCGTGGCCACGGTCGTCACCCTCGGCGCCGGTCCTGTCCTCATCGCGCTCGGCGCTCGGCTGACCATGGGAGAACGGCTCGGGCGCGCGGGATACGCCGCCGTCGCCGGGGCGCTCGCCGGGCTCGCGGTGCTCGTGCTGGGCAGCGGTGGCGCGTCGGTCCGGCCGTCGGGCGTCGCGCTGGCGGTCGTGTCCGCCGCGGGGTACTCCGTGATGACGCTCCTGACCCGCTGGTGGGGGCGTGACGGCGGCACCGACGTGTCCTCGACCACCGTGGGGGCGTTCGCCGTCACGACCGTGTGTCTGCTGCCGTTCGGGATCGTCGAGGGACTGGTGCCGCACACCGCCGAACCCGCCCGCGTCATCGCGCTGGTGGCGTTCATCGCCGCGGTCCCGACGGCCCTCGCCTATGCCCTGTACTTTGCGGGCGCGGCCGTCGTCCGCTCGGCCACCGTCTCCGTGATCATGCTGCTCGAACCGGTGAGCGCGGCGGTCCTGGCCGTCGGACTGCTCGGCGAGCGGCTGACCGCGGCCACGGTCGCGGGGACGCTGTTGATGCTCGGGTCGGTGGCGGGGCTCGCGCTCGCGGAGGCGCGGGGCACGCGGACCGTGGGGCGGGCTCCCGAGGAGGAACCGGCGCTGCTCTGA
- a CDS encoding FMN-binding negative transcriptional regulator: protein MLIHPWDAPHDDAEWQKWLAVHDFGQLSVNGLPGEPPHVQPMHFVHEAGPGPYGLVLAHLARPNPVWPALEANPVVTLSVVDDYVYVPGPWQAPPDSPPEHGTPTSFYAAVQLRCTAHLVDDPAEKAELINRQLGHFQPEGGSARAAVGEAPFGRLLSGIRGLRLEVTDVRAKFKYANHRPEEIQNRVVAELTTRGGPRDTAAREHLLRRRGSR from the coding sequence ATGCTCATACACCCCTGGGACGCGCCCCACGACGACGCCGAATGGCAGAAGTGGCTGGCCGTCCACGACTTCGGCCAGCTCTCCGTGAACGGCCTGCCCGGCGAACCGCCGCACGTCCAGCCGATGCACTTCGTCCACGAGGCCGGGCCCGGACCGTACGGACTGGTCCTCGCCCACCTGGCCCGTCCGAACCCGGTGTGGCCGGCCCTTGAGGCGAACCCGGTCGTGACCCTGAGCGTGGTCGACGACTACGTGTACGTGCCCGGCCCCTGGCAGGCTCCACCGGACTCCCCGCCCGAGCACGGCACTCCGACGAGCTTCTACGCGGCGGTCCAACTCCGCTGCACCGCCCATCTGGTGGACGATCCGGCGGAGAAGGCCGAACTCATCAACCGCCAGCTCGGCCACTTCCAGCCCGAGGGCGGTTCAGCGCGTGCGGCGGTCGGCGAGGCCCCGTTCGGCCGCCTCCTCTCCGGGATCCGCGGCCTGCGGCTCGAAGTGACGGACGTACGCGCGAAATTCAAGTACGCGAATCACCGGCCGGAGGAAATCCAGAACCGTGTCGTGGCCGAACTGACCACAAGAGGCGGTCCGCGCGACACGGCGGCGCGGGAACACCTGCTGCGGCGACGCGGCAGCAGGTGA
- a CDS encoding pyridoxamine 5'-phosphate oxidase family protein: MTETSAPHPATYTPTDRTVPTRSKERAAYDHEMVHSILDEGYVCHLGFVRDGAPVVLPTLYGRVGEHLYLHGSTGSRPLRMAGQADPGLPVCVTVTHVDGLVLARSAFHHSINYRSVVVHGIAHQVTDPDEKREALDALVDHVVPGRSYDSRPANGKELAATAVLRLDLAEVSAKLRTGGPNDEPEDLGLPHWTGVLPLRKGYGAPLPAADLAPGIEVPDYLAVL, encoded by the coding sequence ATGACGGAGACGTCCGCCCCGCACCCCGCCACCTACACCCCGACCGACCGCACCGTCCCCACCCGCTCCAAGGAGCGTGCGGCGTACGACCACGAGATGGTGCACTCGATCCTCGACGAGGGGTACGTCTGCCATCTGGGCTTCGTGCGCGACGGTGCGCCGGTCGTGCTGCCCACGCTGTACGGGCGGGTCGGCGAGCACCTCTATCTGCACGGCTCGACGGGTTCGCGCCCGCTGCGGATGGCGGGACAGGCCGACCCGGGTCTGCCGGTGTGCGTCACCGTCACGCACGTCGACGGGCTGGTGCTGGCCCGCTCGGCCTTCCACCACTCGATCAACTACCGCTCCGTGGTGGTGCACGGCATCGCCCACCAGGTGACGGACCCCGACGAGAAGCGGGAGGCCCTGGACGCGCTGGTGGACCACGTGGTGCCCGGCCGTTCCTACGACTCCCGGCCCGCCAACGGCAAGGAGCTGGCCGCCACCGCCGTGCTCCGCCTGGACCTCGCCGAGGTCTCGGCCAAGCTGCGCACCGGCGGCCCGAACGACGAGCCGGAGGACCTCGGCCTGCCGCACTGGACCGGAGTCCTCCCGCTCCGCAAGGGATACGGCGCCCCGCTCCCCGCCGCCGACCTCGCCCCCGGGATCGAGGTCCCCGACTACCTGGCGGTCCTGTGA
- a CDS encoding aminotransferase class I/II-fold pyridoxal phosphate-dependent enzyme, which produces MLEEYRIEGGRAAEIAASVERAVGSGQLEPGQLLPPMRELAGRLGVNPNTVAAAYRTLRERGVIETAGRRGSRVRSKPVTTAREISRLDVPPGVRNLSDGNPDPALLPTLAGVFAAAAAHADREPVLYGEAAVEPELARLARADLDADGVPDGPVVVTSGSLDAIERVLAVHLRPGDTVAHEDPGWRSVLDLIPALGLRAVPIGVDDEGPLPDDVRAALEGGARALIVTDRAQNPTGAAVSATRARALRSVLADHPETLLVEDDHGHRIVDLPLHPLAGVTRHWAFLRSVAKAYGPDLRLAVLTGDPVTLDRVQGRQRLGPGWVSRLLQRAVAGLLAEGAVDARTVAAAYGRRRDALIGALAERGVEAYGRSGMNVWVPVPDETGAVARLLHAGWAVAPGARFRMNAPPGLRITVSTLAPDEFEVVADAVAAAVGPAPERRYV; this is translated from the coding sequence GTGCTAGAAGAGTATCGGATCGAGGGTGGACGCGCTGCTGAGATTGCGGCCAGCGTCGAGCGCGCGGTGGGTTCGGGGCAGCTGGAGCCCGGTCAACTTCTGCCGCCGATGCGGGAGTTGGCGGGACGGCTCGGGGTGAATCCCAATACCGTCGCGGCCGCCTATCGCACCCTGCGTGAGCGCGGGGTGATCGAGACGGCGGGCCGGCGCGGCAGTCGCGTACGGTCCAAGCCGGTGACGACCGCACGGGAGATCTCCCGCCTGGATGTGCCGCCGGGGGTGCGGAACCTGTCCGACGGCAATCCGGACCCGGCCCTGCTGCCCACGCTCGCCGGGGTGTTCGCGGCTGCCGCGGCCCACGCGGACCGGGAACCGGTGCTCTACGGAGAGGCCGCCGTGGAGCCGGAGTTGGCGCGCCTCGCGCGTGCGGACCTGGACGCGGACGGCGTGCCGGACGGGCCGGTCGTGGTCACCTCGGGCTCGCTCGACGCCATCGAGCGGGTGCTGGCCGTGCACCTCAGGCCCGGTGACACCGTCGCCCACGAGGATCCCGGCTGGCGCAGCGTGCTCGATCTGATCCCGGCGCTCGGGCTGCGGGCGGTTCCGATCGGCGTTGACGACGAGGGGCCGCTGCCCGACGACGTACGAGCCGCGCTGGAGGGCGGGGCGCGGGCGCTGATCGTCACCGACCGCGCGCAGAACCCGACCGGCGCCGCGGTGAGCGCCACGCGCGCGCGTGCCCTGCGTTCCGTGCTGGCCGACCACCCGGAGACCCTGCTCGTCGAGGACGACCACGGGCATCGCATCGTCGACCTGCCCCTGCATCCGCTGGCGGGCGTGACCCGGCACTGGGCGTTCCTGCGCTCGGTCGCCAAGGCGTACGGGCCCGATCTGCGGCTTGCCGTGCTCACCGGGGACCCCGTCACCCTGGACCGTGTCCAGGGGCGGCAGCGGCTGGGGCCGGGATGGGTGAGCCGGCTGTTGCAACGAGCCGTTGCCGGGCTGCTGGCCGAAGGCGCGGTGGACGCGCGGACCGTGGCCGCGGCCTACGGGCGACGGCGGGACGCGTTGATCGGGGCGCTCGCGGAGCGGGGCGTCGAGGCGTACGGGCGCAGTGGGATGAACGTGTGGGTGCCCGTGCCGGACGAGACCGGGGCCGTCGCGCGGCTGCTGCACGCGGGTTGGGCCGTCGCACCGGGGGCCCGCTTCCGGATGAACGCGCCACCGGGGCTGCGCATCACCGTCTCGACCCTCGCGCCGGACGAGTTCGAGGTGGTGGCGGACGCGGTCGCCGCGGCGGTCGGGCCGGCACCCGAGCGGCGCTACGTCTGA
- a CDS encoding DMT family transporter, with amino-acid sequence MSAATEPQTSPAPLSTAPPGSLRTTPSRPRRALDWRLRFAVLSLVWGFSFLLIKVGTNGYAPFQVTFGRLLFGTLVLSVAIAWKRDRLPRGARTWGHLAVSALLLNALPFSLFAYSELTIPSTLAGICNATSPLWGMALSMVALSEDRPTRRRVAGLGIGFLGVLTVLGAWQGFHGLDAAGTTMALLASLSYPIGWIYIRRTLAGSSHSNLSLTGAQLLLATAQLAVVTPLFTTLPTHFPLIPLLAIIALGTLGTGLALLIQYGLVAEVGPTTAQMVTYFIPVIATAAGVAILGESLAWSTPVGAVIVLAGAALTQSRPTKARPTRSRSIQTKP; translated from the coding sequence ATGAGCGCCGCGACCGAGCCCCAGACATCTCCCGCCCCCTTGTCCACCGCACCTCCGGGCTCGCTCCGCACCACCCCTTCCCGCCCCCGCCGAGCCCTCGACTGGCGCCTCCGCTTCGCCGTTCTGTCGCTGGTCTGGGGTTTCAGCTTCCTCCTCATCAAGGTCGGCACGAATGGCTACGCACCCTTCCAAGTGACTTTCGGCCGCCTGCTGTTCGGCACGTTGGTGCTCTCGGTCGCAATCGCCTGGAAGCGGGACCGGCTGCCACGCGGAGCGCGCACCTGGGGGCACTTGGCGGTCTCGGCGCTGCTCCTCAACGCGCTGCCGTTCTCGCTGTTCGCGTACTCCGAGCTGACGATTCCGTCCACGCTGGCGGGCATCTGCAACGCGACCTCACCTCTGTGGGGCATGGCCCTGTCGATGGTCGCGCTCTCCGAGGACCGGCCCACCCGTCGCCGGGTCGCGGGCCTAGGCATCGGTTTCCTCGGCGTACTGACGGTGCTCGGCGCCTGGCAGGGCTTCCACGGTCTGGACGCAGCGGGCACCACGATGGCCCTGCTGGCATCGCTGAGTTACCCGATCGGCTGGATCTACATCCGCCGCACGCTGGCCGGCTCCAGCCACTCCAACCTCTCGCTGACCGGTGCACAACTGCTGCTCGCGACGGCCCAACTGGCAGTCGTCACCCCGCTGTTCACGACACTGCCGACCCACTTCCCGCTCATACCGCTGCTCGCGATCATCGCGCTGGGCACGCTCGGTACGGGCCTCGCCCTTCTCATCCAGTACGGCCTGGTCGCCGAGGTCGGCCCGACGACGGCCCAGATGGTCACGTACTTCATCCCGGTCATCGCCACCGCCGCGGGCGTCGCGATCCTCGGCGAGTCGCTGGCCTGGTCGACACCGGTGGGCGCGGTCATCGTGCTGGCGGGCGCGGCACTCACCCAGTCCCGGCCCACCAAGGCCAGGCCGACTCGGTCCCGGTCCATCCAGACCAAGCCCTGA
- a CDS encoding LysR family transcriptional regulator — translation MLNLERLRTLDALARHGSVSGAAEGLHVTTSAVSQQMSKLEREVGQQLLAKNGRGVRLTDAGRLLADHAARILSQVELAQSDLEAQRGQVVGELRLAAFPTAARGLFPTALAALRAEHPGLRVRSRELEPEIGVAWVTRGDLDLAVVLDWYNKPLPLPDGLVKASLLDDPTDLALPVGHRLADRSEVDLEDFVDDEWIAWDEGEFCHEWLLFTLRGKGIEPVIAHRAEEHHTQLAMVAAGLGVCVAPRLGRDPVPVGVRTVPVRPRVTRHVYAVWRADADRRPAIRAAVDALRSAGVRVS, via the coding sequence ATGTTGAACCTGGAGCGCCTGCGTACCCTCGACGCCCTGGCCCGGCACGGCTCGGTCAGTGGCGCGGCCGAGGGGCTGCATGTGACGACCTCGGCGGTGTCCCAGCAGATGTCCAAGCTGGAGCGGGAGGTGGGGCAGCAACTGCTCGCCAAGAACGGGCGGGGGGTGCGGCTCACCGACGCGGGGCGGCTGCTCGCCGACCATGCCGCGCGCATCCTGTCCCAGGTCGAGCTCGCGCAGTCCGATCTGGAGGCGCAGCGCGGGCAGGTGGTGGGGGAGTTGAGACTCGCCGCGTTCCCCACGGCGGCGCGCGGGCTGTTCCCCACGGCTCTTGCCGCGCTGCGTGCCGAGCATCCCGGGCTCCGGGTTCGCTCGCGTGAGCTGGAGCCGGAGATCGGGGTCGCCTGGGTGACACGCGGCGATCTCGATCTGGCGGTCGTTCTCGACTGGTACAACAAGCCGTTGCCGCTGCCGGACGGTCTGGTCAAGGCCTCGCTCCTCGACGACCCCACCGATCTGGCGCTGCCCGTGGGGCATCGCCTCGCCGATCGCTCCGAGGTGGACCTTGAGGACTTCGTCGACGACGAGTGGATCGCCTGGGACGAGGGGGAGTTCTGCCACGAGTGGCTGCTCTTCACGTTGCGCGGCAAGGGGATCGAGCCGGTCATCGCGCATCGGGCGGAGGAGCATCACACGCAGCTCGCGATGGTCGCGGCGGGGCTCGGGGTGTGCGTGGCGCCCCGCCTCGGGCGGGATCCTGTTCCGGTGGGTGTGCGGACCGTGCCGGTTCGGCCGCGTGTCACGCGGCACGTGTATGCGGTGTGGAGGGCGGATGCGGATCGGCGGCCGGCGATCCGGGCCGCCGTGGATGCGTTGCGCTCCGCGGGGGTGCGGGTTTCTTAG
- a CDS encoding pyridoxamine 5'-phosphate oxidase family protein — translation MAVTQRRGRRIMMTPGELDEFLTTQRTCRVATVSADGAPHVSTLWFAWDGKSLWLYSITRSKRWADLRRDPRVAVVVDTGEEYDELRGVELSGTVEFIGEAPRTGEPHPELDSVEPLFARKNFNLPEMPHDGRHAWLRLTPTATTSWDFRKLAAG, via the coding sequence ATGGCCGTCACTCAGCGCCGGGGCCGAAGGATCATGATGACACCCGGCGAGCTGGACGAGTTCCTGACCACCCAGCGCACCTGCCGGGTGGCGACCGTGTCGGCCGACGGCGCGCCGCACGTCAGCACGCTCTGGTTCGCCTGGGACGGCAAGTCCCTCTGGCTGTACTCGATCACACGCAGCAAGCGATGGGCCGACCTGCGCCGCGACCCCCGCGTCGCCGTGGTCGTCGACACGGGCGAGGAGTACGACGAACTGCGGGGCGTCGAACTCTCAGGCACCGTCGAGTTCATCGGCGAGGCCCCCCGCACGGGCGAGCCCCACCCCGAACTCGACTCCGTGGAGCCCCTGTTCGCCCGCAAGAACTTCAACCTCCCCGAAATGCCCCACGACGGCAGACACGCCTGGCTCCGCCTGACCCCAACAGCAACAACCTCATGGGACTTCCGAAAACTGGCCGCAGGCTGA
- a CDS encoding cysteine hydrolase: protein MPSYEQLSELLDPATTVLLTVECQQGVVGPDSALPELAKEFRASGALAQVARLVAAAHESGVQVMHAIAERRPDGRGANHNARLFRAAERLPVRQLSGTTAVRVAPPIEVAEEDLVVRRLHGLSPLAGTDVDALLRNLGCRALIVTGVSANVAVPNAVFDAVNRGYTVVVPSDAIAGVPADYTPAMIRNTLALVATVATTDEVLACLKRPRRVSRA, encoded by the coding sequence ATGCCGTCGTACGAGCAGCTCAGCGAACTCCTCGACCCCGCGACCACGGTCCTGCTGACCGTCGAGTGCCAGCAGGGTGTCGTCGGACCGGACAGCGCGCTGCCCGAACTGGCCAAGGAGTTCCGTGCCTCGGGCGCGCTGGCCCAGGTCGCCCGGCTGGTCGCGGCGGCCCACGAGAGCGGGGTACAGGTCATGCACGCGATCGCGGAGCGCCGCCCCGACGGACGGGGGGCCAACCACAACGCCCGGCTGTTCCGCGCGGCCGAGCGCCTGCCGGTACGGCAGTTGTCGGGAACCACCGCGGTACGTGTCGCGCCGCCCATCGAGGTCGCCGAGGAGGACCTCGTCGTACGCCGGCTGCACGGTCTGTCGCCGCTCGCCGGTACCGACGTCGACGCGCTGCTGCGCAACCTCGGCTGCCGGGCGCTGATCGTGACCGGCGTGTCCGCCAACGTGGCCGTGCCCAACGCCGTGTTCGACGCGGTGAACCGCGGCTACACCGTCGTCGTCCCCAGCGACGCCATCGCGGGGGTGCCTGCCGACTACACCCCCGCGATGATCCGCAACACGCTCGCCCTGGTGGCCACCGTCGCCACCACGGACGAGGTACTGGCCTGTCTCAAGCGACCTCGCAGGGTCAGCCGAGCGTGA
- a CDS encoding Rieske (2Fe-2S) protein, giving the protein MSSESLKPAPALCRRTLLAALGGAGIAATLTACGGSDDSSSGSSDASKSSGSGGGAALAKTTDIPEGGGKVFADEGVVVTQPTAGEFKAYSTVCPHQKQRVNSVADGTITCPAHGSQFNAADGSVKKGPATSGLTAAKITVSGDSITLG; this is encoded by the coding sequence ATGTCCAGCGAATCGCTCAAGCCTGCGCCGGCGCTCTGTCGTCGCACCCTCCTGGCGGCGCTAGGCGGGGCGGGCATCGCCGCCACGCTGACCGCCTGCGGAGGCTCCGACGACAGTTCGTCCGGCTCCTCCGACGCCTCCAAGTCGTCGGGCTCCGGCGGAGGTGCGGCGCTGGCCAAGACCACCGACATCCCGGAGGGCGGCGGCAAGGTGTTCGCCGACGAGGGTGTGGTCGTCACACAGCCGACGGCCGGTGAGTTCAAGGCCTACTCGACGGTGTGCCCGCACCAGAAACAGCGGGTGAACAGCGTCGCCGACGGCACCATCACCTGCCCCGCCCACGGCAGCCAGTTCAACGCCGCGGACGGCAGCGTCAAGAAGGGGCCCGCGACCAGTGGCCTCACCGCCGCCAAGATCACCGTGAGCGGGGACTCGATCACGCTCGGCTGA